The DNA region ACGCAACCCGTTGACGGTGACGGTTAAGTAATTGATGCTGTTATAGAATAAAAATACCCTCCGAATACAAAAATATTCGGAGGGTATTTTTATTCTATAATTATTTGATTAGGATTACAATAGTTTAAACTCGTATCCCTCCTCTTCCAAAAAATCCAATGCCCGCGGCAGTGCATATTGTAGGTTGCCGTTATTCCAGGACTTTAGCGAGTCGTGGAAAGTGATAATAGACCCGTTCCGTGCATACCTCATCACATTGGCAAGTACTTGCGGCCCACGCAGTTTCTTACTGTAGTCACGCGTCACCAAATCCCACATCACTATCTTATAATGCCGTTTCAAAGTGAAATACTGTCCCCAGCGCATGTGACCGTGCGGTGGACGGAAGAGATCTGTTTTCATCAGTTCATTCGCCTTGTCCGTATTGGCAAGATAATTGTCGGACAGATATTCGAACCCGCGAATATGATTGAACGTATGGTTGCCGATGCGGTGGCCGCCATCTACTACCATTTGGAATACGTCGGGATGCTTGCGTATATTGTCTCCCACCATGAAGAAGGTGGCTTTGATGTCATGTTTATCCAATAATTCAAGTACCCATGGGGTTACTTCGGGGATGGGACCATCATCAAAAGTCAGGTAGACGGATTTCTCGTTCGGATCCATTCGCCAGATGGCACCGGGATATAGCTTTCGGACAAACTCGGGAGGCTGTTCTATAAACACGGTTATTAGTGATTAACGATTAGTGATAAGTGATTAGTAGTTAGCGGTTAGTGATAAATGATTAGCGGTTGGTGTGCGATGTTACGGCACAGCCGTTAATCACTTATCACTAACCGCTAATCGCTATTTCTTATTTCATACGGTCAACACACATCTGATACAATTCGTTCAGCTTGCCATCGTATACCGGAGCC from Bacteroides sp. MSB163 includes:
- a CDS encoding polysaccharide deacetylase family protein codes for the protein MFIEQPPEFVRKLYPGAIWRMDPNEKSVYLTFDDGPIPEVTPWVLELLDKHDIKATFFMVGDNIRKHPDVFQMVVDGGHRIGNHTFNHIRGFEYLSDNYLANTDKANELMKTDLFRPPHGHMRWGQYFTLKRHYKIVMWDLVTRDYSKKLRGPQVLANVMRYARNGSIITFHDSLKSWNNGNLQYALPRALDFLEEEGYEFKLL